Part of the Equus caballus isolate H_3958 breed thoroughbred unplaced genomic scaffold, TB-T2T haplotype1-0000016, whole genome shotgun sequence genome is shown below.
acagcacTTGTTATATATTAAGTACCATTTAACTATCTAGTCTTAAAATCATTCACCTAATTCAAATCTCACCATTCTACCATAAATTCTTTTTGTGGtccaaagttttatctttttctcttttgaatcccACTATACAGCTTGACAATGCCCTAAACAGGGAGGCAAGTAAaaacgtatttgttgaattaattaatgccGAATTCTCTGATGGAGCAGCTCTGAGAGAGCTTTGTAAATGTTCTCTAGTTACTCGTCTGTATTTTAAGTTCCtaacagttctcaaaattttcaaacaaaaactaatcctacaacagagggaaataaacaagTACTCAAGGATGGTCTGAGACAAGGATTAAAACTTCTACTCTATAGCAGCTCCAATCAACTGCTAGTGATTACTAAGCACTGTCTCAGATTCTGAGGCCCTTACGGCCTCATGGTCAGAGCGCCATGATCAACTAATCTTGTCTACCTTTGTTTGCTGGGATAGTACAAAGTGGAGacactcattttttcattaccAATCTGGAGTTTGACCCTAACGAGCCCAACCTccccaagaaaatttatttaaaattccatattttctcttacaacttcacacaagttttgccttttactctaTAACATATCCatgtttacttaaattaaaaaatatattttcctccgatctgtgaataaaactgatgctccagggagatgtgtcacgtttcttctgtggtttcttaACCCCCTGGTACCTAATATCTCCAGGTGCAGCACTacctcattttgagaaacacaatcCTAGACTACACGTTTCCTGCAGTACATTGCTTTTGCATCCTCCCACTAGCAACCAAAATACTACTCCCTGAATAACCAGAAGTTATATgacagaataataatagcacctatatTTTAATACTGCTTAAGCGTTTGTAAGATgattttctatctcatttaatattcacattttaaagaattcaaaagcATCAAATTATAATCATGTATCAACTAAATTGTGTGACGTTTGTAAgtgagttttcacttttctccaaagTGGAAGCATGATGCTAGAACATTAGCTAGGAATAAATCAGATAAACTTCTAAAATACGATGCTAACATATCTTCAACAGGATAAATGCTATTGCTAAAATTATCAGACATCGTTACAATACTTGAACACAAAAGCTGTCTTTCCTCTTataaaattcctaataatttaaatgtgttatattCTAACCATATCATCACTGTCCTGGGTCTACTTgtgacaaaaattgtatttaacgGCTTAATGTTTCAATCAAAACAATTCTTTTCGTCAGGGAATTTGATCAAACGAAATTACAGGCCCACATGATTTCCATCCTAGTGGACTTGAAGGTCAACAGCAATGAACAGGTTACATAAAGCTAAATTGTCAACTCATCCTCCTTTATGTGATCAattctaaatacaaaacaaattgcaaattctcttgtaagttaaagcaaaaaacgcttcactttccctcccttgcaaaaacaaactaaattggATTTATGGTGGATACGAGCCCCCACCAATGGATTTAAGGGCAGCAGGGAATGGCCTCTTCCATAACGCCTTACAAATTTGTGCAAAGACGATATACTGACGCAAAGAAATCCCTTcaaaaagggagaagcaggggcgagaagagggctcagctgctcagaggtctcattagaggaggaggacccgggaggcgggggagggagagcagagaacctCACCCACGGCGGGCCCCACATGTGAAGCTTTTGGAAAGACAGTGGGGGAAAAGCTGAGCTGCTTTCGGTTTAAGAGCAGAGACATGGCGCTAGGGTCCCCCGGCTTGGGGAAGATTAAAAGACCTCTCCTAGCAAGTTGCCCCCAGGCAaggctgtgccctcccctccgaGGCCTAGGAAAGAGGCGCCATGACGGGAATGCACGTCCAGGGACGCAAGGCTACAGTCTCAAGCTCCAGCAGCACGACTCACCTGGAGCCCCCGACCCAGttcatctccccaaaacttcTGAGAAGACACTGGGGTTCTGACAGCTGCACTTCAGACGGCTCCGTTCAGGGCTAAGCCACAGCTTCCTCGGTTTCAGCCCGCTCCTCTCCGGCCCACGGACCTATAGCCCAGCCTCCCTACAGCCTTTGCGGCCTGGTTAGGCTCCTTCCGCGTCTCCCGGCAGCCTCTGCGGTTTCTGCGGCGACGCTGTCCTGATAGGGCCGCAGGGGACGCCGTGGGAAAGCAGCGCGTCCGAAGGAGGAAGAACACAGCAGTTTCAACCGGTCGGGCGAAGGAACCCTCAAGAAATCAAGTGTCGGGCTGTGGCCGCAGGGTTAGTGTTTCAAACCACCCCCaccatagttttatttactttggtgtaggtctcagcctttttctttttaggtcaaagaacagactgaggggagaaaaagaaggcaagaacaaagatatgGATCCGTAATCCTCAAGATGATGTTTCCATTCCCACATCACTCCACATCCAAatcctttaaatatctttcacgtgcagtttcaatattcagtacacagttgtttattagaaatattgcGCTGTAGTAACTTACCATTTTGTGGGTTTCTTAGAGAGCTTGATCAAAACTGGGTTTAGCTgtaaagacccaaagactttaaacaccttaccgaaaaaaatctcaaaacgaaAGTTGGATTTTAGTGATCGTTTCTGTGTTATGTTTGTATATCCTCACAAAATGTTTATCTTACACACTGTTCTATGATATTTTGGTTAGAAACTAGAAATCTCCTGTAccaaacaaatgcacaaaatggttttttttccccaattgtcatgattgttttccagatttttaatctGGGCAAcctctcattttcaaatatgatacaTTTTCTGTTAACTCATTGGGAAATAGTGCCTAAAATATAGTTGCCTAAAATAGGATTATGTGCCCTGGTAGACATCGTTTAATcatagaaatactgatttttgtcacaaaaattcACCAAAGTATATCTATCATTGGTTTGAATTAAACCAAGTGAGTATAGCATTTCAGAACAAATTAGTCTTCGTCATGGAGTAGCTCATCGTTTTTCAGTAACTAAACCATACAGTCGAGTCAGAAGCAATGGCCCAGTGCGTTAGCCTTTcctactttcaacattttgaaacaggtacaaattaactaaattaactagaaggggaaaataattttatagaggattgactgaccttttaaaatatattctataggtAGAGACATAAAGGACAGGTTGACCAATCTGTTGAGAAGAGTCAAGAAGTGGGAGCTGGATAGAACCGTGTCTTCTCTCTGACTAGAGTCACTGCTTTCCTTCCAGTCACAGAGAGGCAGTGGAAGTGGTCAATTAGGCTAAGGAAAGATTAATCTATGAGATACATCCTCAGACAAGATATTTGCTGGGTTTTCCTTCACAGCAAAAGACATTTCATTATGAACCAGTTATTAGGTGGTTATTTGTAACAGATGAAATATTGACCTAAGATCTCATCTTCATTGTGTTTGTGGCTCACATGAATAAGGCTAGCATGACTGGTAGATAATGAGTCAAATGCTGTGCTATTTTAGGGCCAGTAGGGCAATTAGGTAATCTCGGGTCAGGAAACAGTTCAAGAAAGGAATACAGCACAGATAAAATACTACTTAGCATTTGCTGAGAAGGAAATGCATCCCAAATCTTAAACCTTAATTTGTCTTTActgctaaaaattatttactctctggtgATTTACTATCTAAACACATAATACATATTATctacattatacatttttattcatatacttatatatgtaggtctctttattataaaaatttatttctgatgttttactgtttagaaagcatgtagttttcctaatatatgtgtatatatatagtctctaatatatatataaagtctatttaaTCCTGCTCTTCCATGGTTGTTGGTAATGTCCACTGTGACACTGACATTGAGAGTATCACACTTGAGAACAgagtaatttgataattattgcttattttttaactttcattcattttcaagatctttttttaagattatttctcctctcttaagaaaaattttaatgctttcccatgtaaacacatgtaaagttgagaagattgagtggaaattaggctgaattatgtttactatagtaacaagtgactttttttcactctttttttctcacctagtttgaaattcaaactaaattagcattctttctgctttaattgcatggcaatataaaaaatgaaagaagtatctTGACATTCTTAGTTTCTTACTTAAATACCATATATTTCCAACTGGAATTATGTATCTGTTTTCCTATCATCTtgaattcttcctctgccttccctgaagTCTTGAGCTTGGTCTCAGATGCTAGGACCAACCCTGACTCTTGGGGGTAGGGTAGAGTGAAGGGTGGGAGTGGAATTAAAATGGTGATAGTTACATCTGTACTTAAGTGGCTCATCATTAGGTCAAATCTCACATTAACCTTTTCCCCAGTTCTAGTAACTGGCCTCCAACCTTCCCTGCACCACAATTCCGGTaaccaaatttctgtctttctatcttgattattttcctcattctaacaAGTCTTTCACTCAAGCCAATAAAAGCTTGTTCCTATACCCTAGCTTCATTATCAGTTGATAAACTGACCTACCTACAACTAAGTGCAGGCCTGATTTGATCTCTAACCTTCTTTGCTTCTAGATttcccactgccctgctcctcccctgatgTGGCTGTCCTATGCCAGTGATGCAGGCCACTTGCCTCGACTGCCAGCTGCTTGCTGACCGGCGTAACCCTCTGTGTAAGTGTTCTGCCTGGCTGAACATCCTCCTATCACCCCCAGCTAAGTTTACCCTGGCCCTCCACCTGTCTTATCACAGTCAGGAGATGTGacataaagaattaaagtttataaGGGTAAGAGATCCTTACTTTGACACGTGAGAAACGTGAGATTAggaataaaagattttgaaaataaccacTATAACACTATGATCTCTACATACAGACTTAGAAAGTCTCAATGGAATGAATGATAGATTGTGCTGCTAATATGGTcagctataaaagaaatttgcatGAATTTGCCACTCATGTATTAGTCAGTCTGCTGAAttgaatgcaaacaaatgaaaagagacctgtgatgattcttgaaattcatataggtacatgggaaaggagttttaaaagtttaaggctATTGTTACTTATGAAAAGGAGAATAGTTCTTTATTCACAGTAAACTGAATAATGAAGATCATTCAACACTGAAACAGGTTTTATATTCTAgcacaagggttggcaaacttcttctgaagagggccagatagtgaatattttaggctctgtttcatctatccagctctggctctgtggcttgcaagccatagaaaataagtaaataaataaatgggtgtggctgtgttccaataaaactttatttatggacactgaaataaaaatttcatgtaattttcatgcaccacaaaatattattattcttgtgatgtgttttcaaccattttaaaatgtaaaaactgttcttatctcaagggccataaaaaaataggtggcaggccaaatttggcccactgGTTGGGTTataatttgccaacctctgttctaatttaatgcatatcttcccaggcttccagttgactagaaatgtgtatgtatgttgtggggggtggtgggtgtggggaagCAAAAATGCTTTTGCATATTCGAAAACACACTCATCCTtacctaaacattttacatatttaaaagtatgcagAATTTTGCTTGACTGTTTAGCAGTTTAAGTCCTCTATTAGGGAtgtagggaaaatttttttaacactcttTGTTTGAATCAAATAACCAAAGTGGGAAGTAGCCAATAGATTATCTCTAAGcctaaacaaaacaagcaaaacaaaagtttgcaaaagacaaagaactctcaaaaaagGTCCCAGAGAAGCTATTTCCACCATCTAACTCCAGTTGGATTCCCAAATGGTTAACTTTAGGTTATAAAGTCACACACCTCCAAGTAACAACTATCTAAAGGACGCAAGAGGGTGGTAGAAGTGAAACActgctcttttttattcaataGTCACCTTGTAAATAAATACCAGTGCATCAGATCTCCATTGCTAAAAATAGCAGTTGTGGGGCTGGAAGATTTTTATTGTAAGGACAAGTAAACATAGAGATGGAGATATAGCAAAGAACTATTTTCTATAATGCAGAAgacttctctcctatttatttacaaaatatgcccTCAATTACGACTTGTCTGATAGATTCTGGGACTTCATGAGAAacacaggcagaaaaaataaaataaaatgggactgAAAAACAGATCTAAGTATTTGATAGTTTGCTTTCTCCAGTGTCCCTCCCgcttgtctctttcctctctctccctttcagattcagtccataccctttcacattcattccatatccttttcacattcatttcatgttggtcctcttgcccctcctccctcatctccctAGCTCCTTCTGCCTCATCTCGTTTTATAGCgcttggaaatttccttttctttctgctcttccccttGTGGTATCTACTAAAACCTTAGAGGAGTGATGTATATTCTGAAACTTCTGTGCGTTTCTAAGTGACGCTGAGCATGCTCAGTAGCTGGGGCAGGTTTTGTCGCCCGCAGCTGCCCTGATTCGACCTTTCCCAAAATAGACATTTAACTCTTTGGACTCCTGCCTAAGGATGTAATTCgctttgctttctcctcattttcaagGTTCAAAGGGAAGCGGCGAGGATTCCAAGGTCCCACCATCCTCACAGCCAATgaggggcctgtgagggaggagcTTGGGGCAGCTTAGTGCAGCTTGAGCTTCTGAGGGAATCATCCTCAGTAGGTGCAGTGGAGTCTGAGCTCCGCTGCACCTGTCAcagcagaacaaaattgaaaaaaacaaaagcaaaatttaagaaaagaagagaagaaatgctgcGGACTATGGAACCCTGTAGGACTTTCTGAAACATTTGCTGGGGATTCTGGTGGAtcatgatcttttaaaaccaaTTCTTTTTGAAGCCGGTTTGGGTAATTGGGAAAATGACACATATGCTAAATGCAGCAGCTGATCTAATGAAATGGACCAGATCTAGCGCTGCTAAAAGGGCTGCCTGCCTGGTGGCTGCGGCATATGCTCTGAAAACCCTCTATCCCATCATTAGCAGGCGTTTAAAGCAATCtggccacaggaagagaaaagaagcagcttacccgactgcagagaacagagaaatactgCATTGCACCGAGACCACTTGTAAAAATTCTTCGCCTGGAGTGAATGCAGATTTTTTCAAACAGCTACTAGAACTTCggaaaattctctttccaaaacttGTGACCACTGAAACAGGGTGGCTCTGCCTCCACTCGGTGGCTCTGATCTCGAGAACATTTCTGTCTATCTATGTGGCTGGTCTGGATGGACAAATCGTGAAAAGCATTGTGGAAAAGAAGCCTCGGGCTTTCATCATCATATTaatcaagtggcttatgattgccatccctgctgcctctgtgaacagtgcgataaggtacctggagtgcaaactggctttcatcatcaaattactcaagtggcttatgattgccatccctgctgcctctgtgaacagtgcgataaggtacctggagtgcaaactggctttcatcatcaaattactcaagtggcttatgattgccatccctgctgcctctgtgaacagtgcaataaggtacctggagtgcaaactggctttcatcatcaaattactcaagtggcttatgattgccatccctgctgcctctg
Proteins encoded:
- the LOC138922848 gene encoding ATP-binding cassette sub-family D member 2-like isoform X2, with the protein product MTHMLNAAADLMKWTRSSAAKRAACLVAAAYALKTLYPIISRRLKQSGHRKRKEAAYPTAENREILHCTETTCKNSSPGVNADFFKQLLELRKILFPKLVTTETGWLCLHSVALISRTFLSIYVAGLDGQIVKSIVEKKPRAFIIILIKWLMIAIPAASVNSAIRYLECKLAFIIKLLKWLMIAIPAASVNSAIRYLECKLAFIIKLLKWLMIAIPAASVNSAIRYLECKLAFIIKLLKWLMIAIPAASVNSAIRYLECKLAFIIKLLKWLMIAIPAASVNSAIRYLECKLALAFRTRLVDHACETYFTNQTYYKVINMDGRLANPDQSLTEDIMMFSQSVAHLYSNLTKPILDVILTSYTLIQTATSRGASPIGPTLLAGLVVYATATVLKACSPKFGKLVAEEAHRKGCLQYVHSRIIAKVEEIAFYRGHKVEMKQLQKSYKALADQMNLILSKRLWCIMIEQFLMKYVWSSSGLIMVAVPIITATGFADGDH